A window of Xylophilus sp. GW821-FHT01B05 contains these coding sequences:
- a CDS encoding FMN-binding glutamate synthase family protein: MSAVPSSLRALPMRYTTLALCVAGLLLGLWACWAFTPDWWPLPLVFAVLSVVGLRDLRQTQHAILRNYPVIGHMRFLLETIRPEVRQYFIEGDTETLPFSRAQRSLVYQRAKGEPDNRPFGTQLDVGLQGYEWINHSMAPTRLASHDFRIWIGGSAEHPSPSVEPCTQPYHASVFNISAMSFGSLSANAILALNQGAKAGGFAHDTGEGSISQHHRVHGGDLIWEVASGYFGCRNDDGTFSEEKFTANARDPQVKMIEIKLSQGAKPGHGGILPGAKVTIEIATARGVPQGVDCISPPSHSAFSTPVEMMQFIARLRRLSGGKPVGFKFCIGHPWEWFAIVKAMLVTGITPDFIVVDGAEGGTGAAPVEFTDHVGAPVQEGLLLVHNTLIGAGLRGRISLGCAGKVITAFDLARFMALGADWCNAGRGFMMALGCIQAQSCHTGTCPTGVTTQDPLRQQALVVPDKATRVASFHRQTLHALQELVQAAGLEHPQQITTHHIVRRVTDTEVRLLANLVMRVEPGALLGDLANQHAVFRQYWPLASAHSFRAAQPLLEPSAPGGSSVATA; the protein is encoded by the coding sequence GTGCGTTGCCGGGCTGCTGCTGGGCTTGTGGGCCTGCTGGGCCTTCACGCCCGACTGGTGGCCGCTGCCGCTGGTCTTCGCGGTGCTGAGCGTGGTGGGCCTGCGCGACCTGCGGCAGACCCAGCACGCCATCCTGCGCAACTACCCGGTGATCGGCCACATGCGTTTCTTGCTGGAAACCATCCGCCCGGAGGTGCGCCAGTACTTCATAGAGGGCGACACCGAGACCCTGCCCTTCTCGCGCGCCCAGCGCTCGCTGGTGTACCAGCGCGCCAAGGGCGAGCCCGACAACCGCCCCTTCGGCACCCAGCTGGACGTGGGCCTGCAGGGCTATGAGTGGATCAACCACTCGATGGCACCGACCAGGCTGGCCTCGCACGACTTCCGCATCTGGATCGGCGGCTCGGCCGAGCACCCATCGCCATCGGTCGAGCCCTGCACCCAGCCCTACCACGCCAGCGTCTTCAATATCTCGGCCATGAGCTTTGGCTCGCTCTCGGCCAATGCCATCCTGGCGCTGAACCAGGGCGCCAAGGCCGGCGGCTTTGCGCATGACACGGGCGAGGGCTCGATCTCGCAGCACCACCGCGTGCATGGCGGCGACCTGATCTGGGAGGTGGCCTCGGGCTACTTCGGTTGCCGCAACGACGACGGCACTTTCAGCGAAGAGAAGTTCACCGCCAACGCGCGCGACCCGCAGGTGAAGATGATCGAGATCAAGCTGAGCCAGGGCGCCAAGCCCGGGCACGGCGGCATCCTGCCCGGCGCCAAGGTCACCATCGAGATCGCCACCGCGCGCGGCGTGCCGCAGGGCGTGGACTGCATCTCGCCGCCCTCGCACAGCGCCTTCTCCACGCCGGTGGAGATGATGCAGTTCATCGCCCGGCTGCGCCGGCTCTCGGGCGGCAAGCCGGTGGGCTTCAAGTTCTGCATTGGCCACCCGTGGGAATGGTTTGCCATCGTCAAGGCCATGCTGGTGACCGGCATCACGCCCGACTTCATCGTGGTCGACGGCGCCGAGGGCGGCACCGGTGCCGCGCCGGTCGAGTTCACCGACCACGTCGGCGCGCCCGTGCAGGAAGGCCTGCTGCTGGTGCACAACACGCTGATCGGCGCCGGCCTGCGCGGGCGCATCAGCCTGGGCTGCGCCGGCAAGGTCATCACCGCCTTCGACCTGGCGCGCTTCATGGCGCTGGGGGCCGACTGGTGCAACGCCGGGCGCGGCTTCATGATGGCGCTGGGCTGCATCCAGGCGCAGAGCTGCCACACCGGCACCTGCCCGACCGGCGTCACCACGCAAGACCCGCTGCGCCAGCAGGCGCTGGTGGTGCCGGACAAAGCCACGCGCGTGGCCAGCTTCCACCGCCAGACGCTGCACGCGCTGCAAGAGCTGGTGCAGGCCGCCGGCCTGGAGCACCCGCAGCAGATCACCACCCACCACATCGTGCGCCGCGTCACCGACACCGAGGTGCGGCTGCTGGCCAACCTGGTCATGCGCGTGGAGCCCGGCGCGCTGCTGGGCGACCTCGCCAACCAGCACGCCGTGTTCCGCCAATATTGGCCGCTGGCCAGCGCCCACAGCTTTCGCGCAGCGCAGCCGCTGCTCGAACCCTCGGCGCCCGGCGGCAGCAGCGTGGCCACCGCCTAG